One part of the Eucalyptus grandis isolate ANBG69807.140 chromosome 10, ASM1654582v1, whole genome shotgun sequence genome encodes these proteins:
- the LOC104423693 gene encoding uncharacterized protein LOC104423693, producing the protein MGGVLGSYLVDMATDVRHPFSSLPLALTFGVAKRKRCGHFQPPRILCYSARARNSHREKRFVQHREDQAARSGQTDRGTIRVRLPSMIASYFRAVLEGLVKEHFGAKIVDRLFTWFEKKIKESPLLSDPRYKSPRELLILLNRNVV; encoded by the exons ATGGGTGGAGTCCTAGGTTCCTACCTTGTTGACATGGCCACCGACGTACGACATCCGTTTTCGAGTTTGCCCCTTGCATTGACGTTTG GGGTTGCTAAGCGAAAACGATGTGGACACTTTCAACCTCCCCGGATACTATGCTACTCAGCAAGAGCTAGAAATAGTCATAGAGAGAAACGGTTTGTTCAGCATCGAGAGGATCAAGCTGCTCGATCGGGCCAAACCGACAGAGGGACCATCAGAGTGCGGCTTCCGTCCATGATCGCCTCATACTTTAGGGCGGTCCTGGAGGGGCTCGTCAAGGAGCATTTCGGGGCCAAGATAGTGGACAGGTTATTCACCTGGTTTGAGAAGAAGATCAAAGAGTCTCCCCTGCTATCGGATCCGCGATACAAGTCACCCCGCGAACTGCTCATCCTCCTCAATCGCAATGTCGTGTGA